The Anabaena sp. WA102 genome contains a region encoding:
- a CDS encoding Rpn family recombination-promoting nuclease/putative transposase, which yields MHTDTIFYQIFLTFHTLLFELLGQPTENAEGYQFTSVEVKEKAFRFDGIFMPDSEEKPIYFVEVQFQNKPEFYWELITEINIYLNQYKPEQDWQAVALFAKRSLEDV from the coding sequence ATGCACACAGATACAATATTCTACCAAATCTTTCTCACCTTCCATACTCTATTATTTGAACTACTGGGACAACCCACAGAAAATGCGGAAGGTTATCAATTTACTTCTGTAGAAGTCAAAGAAAAAGCTTTTCGATTTGATGGGATATTCATGCCAGATAGTGAGGAAAAACCCATCTATTTCGTCGAAGTACAATTTCAAAATAAACCAGAATTTTACTGGGAATTAATCACAGAGATAAATATTTATCTCAATCAATATAAACCAGAACAAGACTGGCAGGCAGTAGCTTTATTTGCTAAACGTAGTTTAGAGGATGTTTGA
- a CDS encoding PhzF family phenazine biosynthesis protein — MNQIITQVDAFTNTPFKGNPAAVCVLDSPQSEAWMQNIAQEMNLSETAFLVKQDDGFNLRWFTPTVEVPLCGHATLASAHVLWSQGHLLPNQEARFYTKSGILIAKLENDWIQLDFPVNLSQSAESPPELSQVLGVTCKSVVQNSLGYLVEVESEQLVREMQPNFQQMKTLTKADIIVTSIADSGSEYDFVSRFFAPMLGIDEDPVTGAAHCCLAPFWRDKLGKDEFLAYQASNRGGVVKMYYPGANRVFLSGQAVIVMQGQLTLG, encoded by the coding sequence ATGAATCAAATTATTACTCAAGTAGACGCTTTCACTAATACTCCATTTAAAGGAAATCCTGCGGCTGTATGTGTTTTAGATAGTCCACAATCTGAAGCATGGATGCAAAATATCGCCCAGGAAATGAACTTATCAGAAACCGCTTTTTTAGTTAAACAAGATGATGGGTTTAATTTGCGCTGGTTTACTCCCACGGTAGAAGTTCCCCTGTGTGGACACGCTACCTTAGCCAGCGCTCATGTATTATGGTCACAAGGGCATTTATTACCAAATCAGGAGGCGCGTTTTTATACAAAAAGTGGTATACTAATAGCTAAACTAGAAAATGATTGGATTCAGTTAGATTTTCCGGTGAATCTCTCTCAATCTGCGGAATCACCTCCAGAATTAAGTCAAGTTTTAGGAGTAACTTGTAAATCTGTTGTCCAAAATTCTCTCGGCTATTTAGTAGAAGTAGAATCTGAGCAATTAGTCAGAGAAATGCAGCCGAATTTCCAGCAGATGAAAACCTTAACAAAGGCGGATATTATCGTTACTAGCATTGCTGATTCTGGTTCAGAATATGATTTTGTCTCCCGCTTTTTTGCCCCCATGTTAGGAATTGATGAAGATCCGGTAACAGGTGCAGCACATTGTTGTTTAGCACCTTTTTGGCGGGATAAATTGGGAAAAGATGAATTTTTGGCTTATCAAGCTTCCAATCGCGGTGGAGTGGTGAAAATGTACTATCCAGGAGCCAACCGCGTCTTTCTATCTGGACAAGCTGTAATAGTAATGCAAGGACAATTAACTTTAGGTTAA
- a CDS encoding DUF2887 domain-containing protein, with the protein MERLTNYQQELVNSGRIKRIYLDEIPSGSIGVGLIELIVSKENQSPQLVQNLMARTKTEVSNERERQGIIELLETVLVSKFSQLSRQEIEAMFLVSDIKQTRVYQEAKQEGEQEGRQEGRQEGRQEGRQEGEKILLLRQLSKRFGKLITRHIESINSLTIAQLEDLGEALLDFGDINDLEQWLKSHTEL; encoded by the coding sequence GTGGAAAGATTAACTAATTACCAACAAGAATTAGTCAATAGTGGTCGCATCAAACGAATTTATTTAGATGAAATACCATCAGGTTCAATAGGTGTAGGGTTAATTGAATTAATTGTCAGTAAAGAAAACCAATCACCACAATTAGTTCAAAACTTGATGGCAAGAACAAAAACAGAAGTTAGCAATGAGAGAGAAAGACAAGGTATTATAGAGTTATTGGAAACTGTCTTAGTGTCAAAGTTTTCCCAATTAAGCCGTCAGGAGATAGAAGCCATGTTTTTAGTAAGTGATATTAAGCAAACAAGGGTATATCAAGAAGCAAAGCAGGAAGGTGAACAAGAAGGTAGACAAGAAGGTAGACAAGAAGGTAGACAGGAAGGTAGACAAGAAGGTGAAAAAATCTTACTGCTGCGGCAGTTATCTAAGCGGTTTGGAAAATTGATTACTCGCCATATCGAAAGTATTAACAGCTTGACAATAGCACAGCTAGAAGACCTCGGAGAAGCATTATTAGATTTTGGAGATATTAATGACTTAGAACAATGGCTAAAATCCCACACAGAATTATAG
- a CDS encoding DUF2887 domain-containing protein, producing MHTDTIFYQIFLTFHTLLFELLGQPTENAEGYQFTSVEVKEKAFRFDGIFMPDSEEKPIYFVEVQFQNKPEFYWELITEINIYLNQYKPEQDWQAVALFAKRSLDVEKLTNYQQELVNSGRIKRIYLDEIASGSIGMGLIELIVSKENQSQELVKNLMTRTKTEVSNDSERQGIIELLESVLMSKFSQLSRQEIEAMFLVSDIKQTRVYQEAKEEGEKNLLLRQLSKRFGKLGDAYIKSINSLTIAQLEDLGEALLDFGDINDLEQWLKSHTES from the coding sequence ATGCACACAGATACAATATTCTATCAAATCTTCCTCACCTTCCATACTCTATTATTTGAACTACTGGGACAACCCACAGAAAATGCGGAAGGTTATCAATTTACTTCTGTAGAAGTCAAAGAAAAAGCTTTTCGATTTGATGGAATATTCATGCCAGATAGTGAAGAAAAACCCATCTATTTTGTCGAAGTCCAATTTCAAAACAAACCAGAGTTTTATTGGGAATTAATTACAGAGATAAATATTTATCTCAATCAATATAAACCAGAACAAGATTGGCAAGCGGTAGCCTTATTTGCTAAACGGAGTTTAGATGTAGAAAAATTAACTAATTATCAACAGGAATTAGTCAATAGTGGAAGAATCAAACGAATTTATTTAGATGAAATAGCATCAGGGTCAATAGGGATGGGATTAATTGAATTAATTGTCAGTAAAGAAAACCAATCACAGGAATTGGTTAAAAACCTGATGACAAGAACAAAGACAGAAGTTAGCAATGATAGTGAAAGACAAGGTATTATAGAATTACTGGAAAGTGTTTTGATGTCAAAGTTTTCCCAATTAAGTCGTCAGGAGATAGAAGCGATGTTTTTAGTAAGTGATATTAAGCAAACAAGGGTATATCAAGAGGCAAAGGAGGAAGGTGAGAAAAACTTACTCCTGCGTCAGTTGTCTAAAAGATTTGGAAAATTAGGAGATGCGTATATCAAAAGCATCAATAGCTTGACAATAGCACAGCTAGAAGACCTGGGAGAAGCATTATTAGATTTTGGAGATATTAACGACTTGGAACAATGGCTAAAATCCCACACAGAATCATAA